The Pirellulales bacterium genome has a segment encoding these proteins:
- a CDS encoding PVC-type heme-binding CxxCH protein yields MRNELITVLFLLFLSADFSHGADNETPGNTQPETTPLLTPAEALKAIALPEGFRATLFASEPVIAQPIGIATDTRGRLWVAENYSYAEAAVGFDNAGRDRIVILEDADHDGQAERHTVFWDRGRRLTSVELGNGGVWALSPPQLLFIPDRDGNDVPDGPPEVVLDGFNDQEVRHNIANGLRWGPDGWLYGRQGILVTSLVGRPGAPPSERVPTSCSIWRYHPTRKIYEVYCRGTTNSWGMDWDEFGEPFFINTVIGHLWHALPGAHYRRMYGEDDNPHTYQLIEQTADHFHWDTAEAWHDIRQIGVSPTTDLAGGGHAHSGLMIYQGENWPSRYRGTLFTINFHGRRLNNDTLARQGAGYVARHAADFMKTSDPWFRGLDLITGADGGVYVADWSDIGECHDNDGIHRSSGRIYKIVYGTPARPTIEDVAKLSDDELVAAQFRPNEWLGRQARRVLTNRHADGGAPQSLRDVLRDKLANASESQQRVRALWCLNLLGEASEELLVKQLEQPNEHVRAWAVRLLIDKAPSPQAVGHLTARALTEPSGLVLVYMAAALQRIDPRHRLLLGQALARRGEFADDPVFPLMLWYGLEPTVPEDPRMAVVTATMSRVPLVTQFIARRLTENLRALPEPVDLLVAMAHSEKHVERSRAILTGMSEALRGWRQAPMPGPWKRLQASAVATSDPQIERLVRDLSVVFGDGRALDSLRAIAADHDADPAGRRDALRVLVEARAEGLVPLLQKMADERDLGADAVNAMATFDDPSTPGFLLRSYPKFKEPARAATIVTLATRPAWARELLNAVAAGTIDRGQVPAFQVRQMSGFPNEALRKQVAELWPELRAVPAAKRERIAQLKQALPVNELPAADLSRGRAQFVKACATCHTLFGQGAKIGPDLTGAQRVNLDYLLENIVDPAATVTPGYRLSSVTLADGRLLSGIVSDQAGETIALQTPTEKIVLNRQDVEEIQGSNQSLMPEGLLDTLTPQQLRDLVAYLMAPQQVPLPQ; encoded by the coding sequence ATGCGCAATGAGTTGATCACGGTTCTGTTCCTGCTATTTCTCTCCGCCGACTTCTCTCACGGAGCCGACAACGAGACCCCAGGCAACACCCAGCCCGAAACCACGCCGCTACTGACTCCGGCCGAGGCCCTGAAGGCGATCGCGCTGCCCGAGGGTTTTCGTGCGACGCTCTTCGCCTCGGAACCCGTCATCGCGCAGCCGATCGGCATTGCCACCGATACTCGCGGACGCCTGTGGGTCGCGGAGAACTATTCCTATGCCGAGGCGGCCGTCGGCTTCGACAACGCGGGCCGCGATCGGATCGTGATCCTCGAAGATGCCGACCACGACGGGCAGGCCGAGCGGCATACCGTCTTCTGGGATCGCGGCCGCCGGCTCACGAGCGTCGAGCTGGGAAACGGAGGTGTGTGGGCATTGTCGCCGCCGCAATTGCTCTTCATTCCGGACCGCGACGGCAATGATGTGCCCGATGGCCCGCCGGAAGTGGTGCTCGACGGCTTTAACGATCAGGAAGTGCGCCACAACATCGCCAACGGCTTACGGTGGGGACCCGATGGTTGGTTGTACGGTCGTCAGGGGATCCTCGTAACATCACTGGTCGGGCGGCCCGGCGCGCCGCCGTCGGAGCGCGTGCCGACCAGTTGCTCGATCTGGCGTTATCATCCGACGCGTAAGATTTACGAGGTCTATTGCCGCGGCACGACGAACTCGTGGGGCATGGATTGGGATGAATTCGGCGAACCGTTTTTCATCAACACCGTGATCGGCCACTTGTGGCATGCCCTTCCCGGCGCGCACTATCGCCGCATGTATGGCGAGGACGACAACCCGCACACGTACCAGTTGATCGAGCAGACGGCCGATCACTTTCATTGGGATACGGCCGAGGCGTGGCATGATATCCGGCAGATCGGCGTTTCGCCCACGACCGACCTGGCCGGCGGGGGCCACGCCCATAGCGGCCTGATGATCTATCAAGGCGAGAACTGGCCCTCGCGCTATCGTGGAACGCTGTTCACGATCAACTTCCACGGCCGGCGACTGAACAACGACACCCTCGCCCGACAAGGCGCCGGCTATGTGGCCCGCCATGCGGCCGACTTCATGAAGACTTCGGACCCTTGGTTTCGCGGCCTCGATCTCATAACCGGCGCCGACGGCGGTGTGTACGTCGCCGATTGGAGCGATATCGGTGAATGCCACGACAACGACGGCATCCATCGCAGTTCGGGGCGGATCTACAAGATCGTCTACGGAACACCGGCGCGGCCCACGATCGAAGATGTCGCGAAGCTTTCGGACGATGAGCTTGTCGCGGCACAGTTTCGGCCGAACGAATGGCTCGGCCGGCAGGCGCGCCGTGTGCTTACGAATCGCCACGCCGACGGCGGCGCGCCACAAAGCCTCCGCGACGTCTTGCGGGACAAATTAGCCAATGCCTCCGAGTCGCAGCAGCGCGTGCGCGCTCTCTGGTGCTTGAATCTGTTAGGCGAAGCGAGCGAGGAACTATTGGTCAAGCAACTCGAGCAGCCTAATGAACATGTGCGCGCATGGGCAGTGCGACTGTTGATCGACAAGGCGCCGTCGCCCCAGGCGGTCGGTCATTTGACGGCCCGCGCCCTGACCGAGCCGTCGGGTCTGGTGCTGGTCTACATGGCTGCGGCGTTGCAAAGAATCGACCCTCGCCATCGATTGTTGCTTGGCCAGGCGCTGGCCAGGCGTGGCGAGTTCGCGGACGATCCTGTCTTCCCGTTGATGCTCTGGTACGGGTTGGAACCCACGGTGCCGGAAGACCCGAGAATGGCGGTCGTGACCGCCACCATGAGTCGCGTGCCGCTGGTAACACAGTTTATCGCTCGACGACTGACGGAAAACTTGCGAGCGCTTCCCGAGCCGGTCGATCTGCTCGTGGCAATGGCGCATAGCGAGAAGCACGTCGAACGTAGTCGCGCCATTTTGACCGGCATGTCCGAGGCTCTACGCGGCTGGCGACAAGCGCCGATGCCCGGCCCTTGGAAACGCTTGCAAGCGAGCGCGGTCGCGACGAGCGATCCGCAGATCGAGCGGTTGGTGCGCGATTTGTCGGTCGTCTTCGGCGACGGCCGGGCGCTCGACAGTCTGCGGGCCATCGCGGCCGATCACGACGCCGATCCTGCGGGACGGCGCGACGCGCTGCGCGTGCTGGTCGAGGCGCGGGCCGAGGGCCTGGTGCCACTTCTCCAGAAAATGGCCGACGAGCGCGATCTGGGCGCCGATGCCGTAAACGCAATGGCAACCTTCGACGATCCGTCGACCCCTGGTTTCCTGCTCCGCTCGTATCCCAAGTTCAAAGAGCCCGCCCGCGCGGCAACGATCGTCACCCTGGCCACGCGCCCCGCCTGGGCGCGGGAACTACTGAATGCCGTCGCAGCGGGGACGATCGACCGCGGCCAGGTGCCCGCATTCCAGGTGCGCCAGATGAGCGGGTTTCCCAATGAGGCGCTCCGCAAGCAGGTGGCAGAGCTGTGGCCTGAGTTGCGCGCGGTACCGGCGGCCAAACGTGAGCGGATCGCGCAGCTGAAGCAAGCGTTGCCCGTTAATGAACTGCCTGCGGCCGATCTCTCACGCGGCCGCGCCCAATTCGTCAAAGCCTGCGCCACATGCCACACGCTCTTCGGACAAGGGGCCAAGATCGGACCGGACCTGACCGGCGCCCAGCGAGTGAACCTCGACTACCTGCTGGAAAATATTGTCGATCCGGCGGCCACCGTGACGCCAGGATATCGGCTGTCGAGCGTAACCTTGGCCGATGGTCGTTTGCTGAGCGGGATAGTCTCGGACCAGGCGGGCGAGACAATCGCCCTGCAAACGCCCACGGAAAAAATCGTCCTCAACCGCCAGGACGTGGAAGAAATTCAAGGCTCGAACCAGTCGCTCATGCCTGAGGGCCTGCTCGACACGCTCACGCCGCAGCAGCTACGCGATCTTGTAGCGTATCTGATGGCGCCACAGCAGGTGCCGCTTCCCCAATAA
- the rpmI gene encoding 50S ribosomal protein L35 → MPKQKTHKGSKKRFRVTASGKVMHRGTGTSHLATHITKKRRRKLRGTRTLAPMEAKRIKDSLRGYSY, encoded by the coding sequence ATGCCCAAGCAAAAAACACACAAAGGTTCGAAGAAGCGATTCCGCGTGACCGCCAGCGGCAAAGTCATGCACCGCGGCACCGGCACCAGCCACTTGGCGACGCATATCACGAAGAAGCGCCGCCGCAAGTTGCGTGGCACGCGTACGCTCGCGCCGATGGAGGCCAAGCGGATCAAGGATTCGCTCCGCGGCTACAGCTACTAA
- a CDS encoding NAD-dependent deacylase, with translation MTSHETIAEWLSHAQSAVAFTGAGISTESGIPDFRSPGGIWTRFRMIMYQEFMQSAEARHEYWEQKAAGQLEFRDARPNAGHRALAHWEEQGRLVGVITQNIDELHQRAGSQRVLELHGTAMMIECQDCLERFDVDPLVEAFRRTKRVPPCPACDGDRLKHATVSFGQALPPAVIQNAFQLARQADVLLALGSSLVVEPAASIPRTAKEHGAKLVIINRDPTPLDGLADLVLDESIGEALSKVDRLLAEGP, from the coding sequence ATGACCTCGCACGAAACGATCGCCGAATGGCTCTCTCACGCGCAATCGGCCGTTGCCTTCACCGGCGCCGGTATCAGCACGGAAAGCGGCATCCCCGATTTTCGCTCGCCGGGGGGCATCTGGACGCGCTTTCGCATGATCATGTACCAGGAGTTCATGCAAAGCGCCGAAGCGCGCCATGAATACTGGGAACAGAAGGCGGCCGGTCAGCTCGAATTCCGCGACGCGCGCCCCAACGCCGGCCATCGGGCGCTCGCCCATTGGGAAGAGCAAGGCCGACTCGTGGGCGTCATCACGCAAAATATCGACGAACTGCACCAGCGGGCTGGCAGTCAGCGCGTGCTCGAGCTGCACGGCACGGCGATGATGATCGAATGTCAGGATTGCCTCGAGCGTTTTGACGTCGATCCGCTGGTCGAAGCGTTTCGTCGCACCAAGCGGGTGCCCCCCTGTCCTGCTTGCGACGGCGACCGGCTAAAGCATGCCACGGTCTCCTTCGGTCAGGCATTGCCACCGGCGGTGATTCAAAACGCGTTTCAACTGGCGCGGCAGGCGGACGTGCTTCTGGCACTTGGGTCGTCCTTGGTGGTCGAGCCGGCGGCCAGTATTCCGCGCACGGCCAAGGAACATGGCGCGAAGCTGGTGATCATCAATCGCGACCCAACGCCCTTGGACGGCCTTGCTGATCTGGTGCTCGATGAATCAATCGGCGAGGCGCTGTCGAAGGTGGATCGATTGCTGGCCGAGGGACCGTAG
- a CDS encoding trypsin-like peptidase domain-containing protein produces MLRRIFFGMVCGTIGMVLHPAAATAGQQVTVTLVGGAKITAELLRENDQGIVLDLGHDVLQIPAKRLLGIDRGANQETDESHRDRGIFLTGRAAPADVPELAKRCGDSVVMVKTAVGQGSGFVISHKGHLITNYHVVEGETKISVIYFKPTPQGYEKHELKKVRILALQPLRDIALLQLDLAELSGDPPKPVLIDDRDDLRVGDVVFAIGNPLGLERTVTQGIVSSTSRTIGHMRLIQTDAAINPGNSGGPLFNLRGEVVGIACAGATMFDGLAFGIPAADLIEFLTHRDAYLYDASQPQNGITYLPPPTREAVAAAAAALKTDSAKTQPADASAGAKGQ; encoded by the coding sequence ATGTTGCGGCGAATCTTTTTCGGCATGGTCTGCGGAACCATCGGCATGGTGCTGCACCCGGCAGCAGCGACAGCCGGTCAGCAGGTGACCGTCACGCTCGTCGGCGGCGCCAAAATCACGGCTGAACTGCTGCGTGAAAACGACCAGGGCATCGTCCTGGACCTGGGGCACGACGTCTTGCAGATTCCCGCTAAGCGGCTGCTCGGCATTGACCGCGGTGCCAATCAAGAGACCGACGAATCGCACCGCGACCGCGGCATTTTCCTGACCGGCCGTGCCGCGCCGGCCGACGTGCCCGAGTTGGCCAAGCGCTGTGGCGACTCGGTCGTGATGGTCAAGACCGCCGTGGGGCAGGGGAGCGGTTTCGTCATCAGCCACAAAGGGCACCTGATCACGAACTACCACGTCGTCGAGGGCGAGACCAAGATCTCGGTCATCTACTTCAAGCCCACGCCGCAGGGCTATGAAAAGCACGAGTTGAAGAAGGTGCGCATATTGGCCTTGCAGCCGCTGCGCGATATTGCGCTTTTGCAGCTCGATTTGGCCGAACTGTCGGGCGATCCGCCCAAGCCGGTGCTGATCGACGATCGTGACGACTTGCGCGTGGGCGACGTGGTGTTTGCCATCGGTAACCCGCTGGGTCTCGAGCGAACCGTGACGCAAGGCATCGTCAGCTCGACGAGCCGCACGATCGGCCACATGCGATTGATTCAGACCGACGCGGCCATCAACCCCGGCAACAGCGGCGGACCGCTTTTCAATTTGCGGGGCGAAGTAGTGGGCATTGCCTGCGCCGGCGCGACGATGTTCGACGGACTGGCCTTTGGCATTCCGGCCGCCGACCTGATCGAGTTTCTCACGCACCGCGACGCCTACTTGTACGACGCGTCGCAGCCGCAGAATGGCATTACTTATCTTCCTCCGCCGACCCGTGAAGCGGTGGCGGCCGCCGCGGCGGCCCTCAAGACCGATAGCGCCAAAACCCAGCCGGCTGACGCGAGCGCCGGCGCGAAAGGACAATAA
- the pheT gene encoding phenylalanine--tRNA ligase subunit beta, giving the protein MIVSWNWLKDYVRLDMPAAEFERRLMLAGLNHEETKQVGDDLAIDLEVTSNRPDCLGHIGIAREAAVLFERELKLPPVDLPESGPKIDTLAKVRIDCPQLCPRYTARVIQGVKVGPSPAWMKERLATIGIAAINNIVDITNYVLMECGQPLHAFDLARVGGHEIIVREGRPDEQLLAIDHRTYNVGPGVCVIADNKRAIGVGGVMGGAETEVTNQSRDILLEAAAFDPLSIRTTARRLNLHSDSSFRFERGLDPAGVDWASRRACRLILELAGGTLAAGVIDVGAKPSARMPVVLRLSQLKRILGIDIPPARVRQILADLGNREVKSDADQIEVIPPSWRADLSREIDLVEEVARIHGYDEIPEDVSVPMAASARSREDQVHDRIRQVLVAAGFDEALTLSVVEEDLSNAYSPWTDAAPLVTQMPILRRASYLRRSLVPSLLAARYTNETLSNPTIELFEMAHVYLPRATGLPDEERMLAITTGGDFVSLKGVIEAIVARLNPRATLSIGPAAPSALLDATRCGELLVDGARLGFLGEVSRDCLHKFDLRGRSTVAEVNLAVLDKLANLVPQFERLAPFPAIERDLNLVVDERVTWAEIAAVVRDAAGAILEQLSYRDTYRDAERLGAGKKSILLSIKLRDPQRTLPGEQADKICHEIVARCGQTLGAQLRAM; this is encoded by the coding sequence ATGATCGTCTCCTGGAACTGGTTGAAAGATTACGTGCGGCTCGACATGCCGGCCGCCGAGTTCGAGCGCCGCTTGATGCTGGCGGGCCTGAACCACGAAGAGACCAAGCAGGTCGGCGACGACCTGGCGATCGACCTGGAAGTCACGAGCAACCGGCCCGACTGTTTGGGGCATATCGGGATCGCGCGCGAAGCGGCGGTGCTGTTCGAACGCGAATTGAAGCTGCCGCCGGTTGATCTGCCCGAATCGGGGCCCAAGATCGACACCCTCGCCAAAGTGCGCATCGACTGCCCGCAACTTTGCCCTCGCTACACGGCGCGGGTGATCCAGGGAGTGAAAGTCGGCCCCAGCCCCGCCTGGATGAAAGAGCGGCTGGCAACCATCGGCATCGCGGCGATCAACAATATCGTCGACATCACGAATTATGTCCTGATGGAGTGCGGTCAACCGCTGCACGCCTTCGACCTGGCGCGCGTCGGCGGACATGAAATCATCGTTCGCGAGGGGCGCCCCGACGAACAGCTCTTGGCGATCGATCACCGCACCTACAACGTCGGGCCGGGCGTGTGCGTCATTGCCGACAACAAGCGCGCGATCGGCGTCGGCGGCGTGATGGGGGGGGCCGAGACCGAGGTCACGAACCAGTCGCGCGATATCCTGCTCGAAGCCGCGGCGTTCGATCCCCTGTCGATCCGCACCACCGCCCGCCGCTTGAATCTGCACAGCGACTCGTCGTTCCGCTTCGAGCGTGGGCTCGATCCTGCCGGGGTCGATTGGGCCAGCCGTCGCGCGTGCCGGCTGATCCTGGAACTGGCCGGGGGTACCTTGGCGGCGGGCGTGATCGACGTCGGCGCCAAGCCCTCGGCCCGTATGCCGGTCGTGTTGCGGCTATCGCAACTCAAGCGCATCCTGGGAATCGACATTCCGCCGGCACGCGTACGGCAGATCCTTGCGGATCTCGGCAACCGGGAAGTGAAGTCGGACGCCGACCAGATCGAAGTCATTCCGCCAAGCTGGCGCGCGGACCTGTCGCGCGAGATCGACCTGGTCGAAGAAGTCGCGCGCATCCACGGATACGATGAGATTCCCGAGGACGTCAGCGTGCCGATGGCCGCCTCCGCCCGCAGCCGCGAAGACCAGGTTCACGATCGCATCCGCCAGGTGCTGGTGGCGGCCGGCTTCGACGAAGCCTTGACCCTCAGCGTGGTCGAAGAGGATTTGTCGAATGCCTACAGCCCTTGGACCGACGCGGCGCCGCTCGTGACGCAGATGCCGATTCTGCGCCGCGCCAGTTATCTGCGACGCAGTCTCGTGCCGAGCCTGCTGGCCGCGCGCTACACCAACGAAACGCTCTCGAATCCCACGATCGAGCTGTTCGAAATGGCGCACGTCTATCTGCCGCGTGCCACGGGCCTGCCCGATGAAGAGCGGATGCTGGCGATCACGACGGGGGGCGACTTTGTGTCTCTCAAAGGGGTGATCGAGGCGATCGTGGCACGGCTGAATCCGCGCGCAACTCTGTCAATCGGGCCGGCCGCACCGTCGGCGCTGCTGGACGCGACGCGCTGCGGCGAACTGCTCGTCGACGGCGCACGACTGGGCTTCCTGGGCGAGGTCAGTCGCGATTGTCTGCACAAGTTCGACCTGCGCGGCCGCTCGACAGTTGCCGAGGTGAATCTGGCCGTGCTCGACAAGCTCGCCAACCTCGTCCCGCAATTCGAGCGGCTCGCTCCCTTTCCCGCCATCGAACGCGATTTGAACCTGGTCGTCGACGAGCGCGTCACCTGGGCCGAAATCGCCGCTGTCGTGCGCGACGCGGCCGGAGCGATTCTGGAACAGCTCAGCTACCGCGACACCTATCGCGATGCCGAGCGGCTGGGCGCCGGCAAGAAAAGCATCCTGCTGTCGATCAAGCTGCGCGATCCGCAACGCACGCTGCCGGGAGAGCAAGCCGACAAAATCTGCCACGAAATTGTCGCCCGCTGTGGGCAGACACTGGGCGCGCAGCTGCGCGCGATGTGA
- the rplT gene encoding 50S ribosomal protein L20 encodes MRTTKGAARTQAKKRLFKKVKGFRGGRGKLLRTAKESLVRAGVYAFRDRRARKRDFRRLWIIRINAAVRERGLRYSEFIHGLEKAKITLDRKSLSEMAIADPAGFDAVVAAVKEVLQAA; translated from the coding sequence ATGAGAACGACCAAGGGTGCCGCTCGCACCCAGGCCAAGAAACGGCTGTTCAAGAAGGTCAAGGGATTCCGCGGCGGCCGCGGCAAGCTGCTGCGAACGGCCAAGGAATCGTTGGTTCGCGCCGGCGTATACGCGTTTCGCGATCGCCGCGCACGCAAGCGTGATTTCCGCCGCTTGTGGATTATCCGCATCAATGCCGCCGTTCGCGAGCGCGGCCTGCGCTACAGCGAATTCATCCACGGCCTGGAAAAGGCCAAGATCACGCTCGATCGCAAGTCGCTGTCGGAAATGGCCATCGCCGATCCGGCCGGCTTCGACGCCGTCGTGGCCGCGGTGAAGGAAGTCTTGCAGGCGGCCTGA
- a CDS encoding NF038122 family metalloprotease translates to MKRDFQRLTTPHFFAATLIAMGLLLAGGLPGRAITITPIFDSSITTDPNAATIEATINAAIGIYESVITDPISVTIEYKEMTSGLGTNSTYFDPVPYTSYVAALANSATSINDGIAVSHLPHTLNNPVNNNLTVNLQLPNARALGFAIVPPDGMPDGTVSLNTSIMNLSRASTDPSKFDLMATAMHETDEVLGFGSALNGLANGTAPPNSAIWPMDLFRYDASGARSFNTAASATAFFSLDGTTDLVGFNQHGGGDYSDFLSWPHGGSPPRIQDAYATPGATPNMGIEFTALDIMGYHLVPLSGDANSDGIVNSQDLALIASSWLAKGSGPADLNHDGIVNSQDLALISANWLGTYGSAGSGGPANAAAVPEPATWLLAAIAVVMTTIATTARKRV, encoded by the coding sequence ATGAAAAGGGATTTTCAGCGGCTCACCACGCCGCACTTCTTCGCCGCCACGCTCATCGCGATGGGGCTCTTGCTTGCCGGCGGTCTCCCGGGGCGAGCCATTACGATCACGCCCATTTTCGACAGCTCGATCACCACGGACCCCAACGCCGCCACGATCGAGGCGACGATCAACGCGGCTATCGGCATCTACGAAAGTGTCATCACCGACCCGATCTCCGTCACGATTGAGTACAAGGAGATGACGAGCGGGCTAGGGACGAATTCGACCTATTTCGATCCCGTGCCCTATACGAGCTACGTCGCCGCGCTGGCGAATAGCGCCACCAGCATCAACGACGGCATCGCCGTCAGCCATTTACCGCACACGCTTAATAATCCCGTTAACAACAACTTGACGGTCAATCTGCAATTGCCAAACGCACGAGCCTTGGGCTTCGCCATTGTCCCGCCGGACGGCATGCCCGATGGTACCGTGTCGCTGAATACGTCGATCATGAATCTTTCCCGTGCATCGACCGATCCGTCGAAATTCGATCTGATGGCAACCGCCATGCACGAAACCGATGAAGTGCTGGGCTTTGGCTCGGCGCTGAACGGACTGGCAAACGGCACGGCGCCGCCGAACTCGGCGATCTGGCCGATGGATTTATTTCGGTACGACGCCAGCGGCGCGCGAAGTTTCAATACCGCCGCAAGTGCAACAGCCTTTTTCTCGCTCGACGGCACAACCGACCTGGTCGGCTTCAATCAACACGGCGGCGGCGACTACAGCGACTTTCTCAGCTGGCCCCACGGCGGCAGCCCACCACGCATTCAGGACGCCTACGCAACCCCGGGCGCCACGCCCAACATGGGGATCGAATTTACGGCGCTCGATATCATGGGCTATCACCTGGTGCCACTCAGCGGAGATGCCAATAGCGACGGCATCGTCAACTCGCAGGATTTAGCGCTGATCGCGAGCAGTTGGCTCGCCAAGGGGAGCGGCCCCGCCGATCTCAACCACGACGGCATCGTCAACAGCCAGGACCTGGCCTTGATCTCGGCGAACTGGCTGGGCACCTACGGCAGTGCCGGCTCGGGTGGACCGGCGAATGCCGCCGCCGTGCCCGAACCTGCGACATGGCTGCTCGCCGCAATCGCGGTCGTGATGACGACTATCGCGACGACTGCACGCAAACGCGTGTAA
- a CDS encoding class I SAM-dependent methyltransferase: MRRPVLKWLLFAAVGQVTVAAAFAQGQVASDQSPAAASSTDRAVSTTSDPLPEPLQFYKGREIAPYMTFHGADWLVRKERQSEEDCNRLVKALKIKPGQTVCDMGCGNGFYTIRMARLVGERGRVLAVDIQPEMLSLLDKQVKGKKIKHVEPILSTPIDPSLPEGEVDLILIVDVYHEFTYPEHMLKAMRKSLAPGGRIALAEFRLEDPSVPIKLLHKMSKEQILKEYEPNGFKLVEQFDELPWQHLMFFEKDDSK; this comes from the coding sequence GTGCGCCGACCTGTTTTGAAATGGTTGTTGTTCGCCGCGGTGGGCCAGGTGACGGTGGCGGCAGCATTCGCGCAAGGCCAGGTCGCAAGCGATCAATCCCCCGCCGCGGCCTCTTCGACAGATCGCGCGGTCAGCACAACCAGCGACCCACTGCCGGAGCCATTGCAGTTCTACAAGGGGCGCGAGATCGCGCCGTACATGACATTTCACGGCGCCGATTGGCTGGTGCGCAAGGAACGGCAAAGCGAAGAGGACTGCAACCGGCTGGTCAAGGCGCTGAAGATCAAGCCCGGCCAGACCGTCTGCGACATGGGATGCGGCAACGGCTTCTACACGATCCGCATGGCCCGGCTGGTGGGCGAGCGTGGCCGCGTGCTGGCCGTCGACATTCAGCCGGAGATGCTCTCGCTGCTCGACAAACAGGTGAAGGGGAAAAAGATCAAGCACGTCGAACCGATCCTCAGCACGCCCATTGATCCCAGCCTGCCCGAGGGGGAAGTCGACCTGATCCTGATCGTGGACGTGTACCACGAGTTTACTTACCCCGAGCACATGCTGAAGGCGATGCGCAAGAGCCTGGCGCCCGGAGGGCGGATCGCGCTGGCCGAGTTTCGTCTCGAAGACCCGTCGGTTCCGATCAAGCTGCTGCACAAGATGAGCAAGGAACAGATCTTGAAGGAGTACGAACCTAACGGCTTCAAACTGGTCGAACAATTCGACGAACTGCCGTGGCAACACCTGATGTTCTTCGAGAAAGACGATAGCAAGTAG
- the pheS gene encoding phenylalanine--tRNA ligase subunit alpha, with protein sequence MALAEFLAELDSLLDDAENTFAAAADTAALEAARIEFLGAKSGRLKEVQKGLGKVDKAEKPAAGKRLNEVKEALETAFTAAELRVKNSTAHTGGSGQATGPRFDPTLPGRAVRLGHLHPITQTIEHLKEIMGRLGFSAAGGPEIEDEWHNFQALNIPAAHPARDPLENFYLSTAAVSAPDKAQRAPHPALGGTSASSPLLLRSQTSTVQIRVMEKTPPPVRIISLGRVYRPDTADATHYPMFHQIEGLLVDRHVTMADLKSVLRLFARSYFGGDVHIRFRPSFFPFTEPSVEVDMSWNDNWIEMGGAGMVDPNVLAAVGYDPEQVSGFAFGLGVERVCARRHNVTDIREFYKNDVRFLEQF encoded by the coding sequence ATGGCACTGGCTGAATTTCTCGCCGAACTCGATTCGCTGCTCGACGACGCGGAGAACACCTTCGCGGCCGCCGCGGATACGGCCGCGCTCGAGGCTGCGCGCATCGAGTTCCTGGGCGCTAAGAGTGGCCGCCTGAAGGAGGTCCAAAAGGGGCTCGGCAAGGTCGACAAGGCCGAGAAGCCGGCCGCCGGCAAGCGTCTGAACGAAGTCAAAGAGGCGCTCGAAACCGCCTTCACCGCCGCCGAGCTGCGGGTTAAGAATTCCACCGCGCACACGGGCGGGTCCGGCCAGGCAACCGGACCGCGCTTCGATCCCACGCTGCCGGGCCGGGCCGTGCGTTTGGGCCATCTGCACCCGATCACGCAAACGATCGAACACCTGAAAGAGATCATGGGGCGCCTGGGCTTCAGCGCCGCCGGCGGGCCCGAGATCGAGGACGAGTGGCACAACTTTCAGGCCCTGAACATTCCCGCGGCGCATCCGGCCCGCGATCCACTCGAAAATTTCTACCTGTCGACGGCCGCGGTCAGCGCGCCTGACAAAGCGCAACGGGCGCCGCACCCAGCCTTGGGCGGCACTTCTGCCAGCAGCCCGCTGCTGTTACGCAGCCAGACCAGCACGGTGCAGATCCGCGTGATGGAGAAGACGCCGCCGCCGGTACGGATCATCTCGCTGGGGCGCGTTTATCGGCCCGACACGGCCGACGCCACGCACTATCCGATGTTCCATCAGATCGAGGGACTGCTCGTTGACCGGCACGTCACCATGGCGGATCTGAAGAGCGTGCTGCGACTATTTGCCCGCAGCTATTTCGGCGGCGACGTACATATCCGCTTCCGGCCAAGCTTCTTCCCGTTCACCGAACCGAGCGTGGAAGTCGACATGAGCTGGAACGATAACTGGATCGAAATGGGGGGCGCCGGCATGGTCGATCCCAACGTACTGGCCGCCGTCGGCTACGATCCCGAACAAGTGTCGGGCTTTGCGTTTGGTCTGGGCGTCGAGCGTGTTTGTGCCCGCCGGCACAACGTGACCGACATTCGCGAGTTTTACAAGAACGACGTCCGCTTCCTGGAACAGTTTTAA